The following proteins are co-located in the Sulfitobacter guttiformis genome:
- the hisD gene encoding histidinol dehydrogenase, translating into MPVFLDATAPEFEAAFNTLLNAKREDSPDVDSVVADIIADVRARGDQAVIDLTAKFDRITLTPQTLRITADEIAAAVAQVSPEDRDALELAAARIRAYHTRQLPDDAEWTDETGATLGWRWSAVSAAGLYVPGGLASYPSSVLMNAIPAKVAGVQRLAMVVPTPDGILNPLVLLAAHISGVDEVYRIGGAQAVAALAYGTDTIAPVDKITGPGNAFVAAAKRRVFGKVGIDMIAGPSEILIVADGDNDPDWIALDLLSQAEHDESAQSILITTDEAFGKAVADAVDKRLESLQRAHIAGPSWRDYGAIITVPDLDLAAKLTDRIAPEHLELCVADPHSLSAKITHAGAIFLGQWTPEAIGDYVGGPNHVLPTARSARFSSGLSVLDFMKRTTLAHMTPAALRAIGPAAERLARSESLEAHGLSVTARLRKLND; encoded by the coding sequence ATGCCCGTATTCCTTGACGCCACAGCCCCCGAATTCGAGGCGGCCTTCAACACGCTTCTGAATGCCAAACGCGAGGACAGTCCCGATGTCGATTCAGTGGTGGCAGATATCATTGCGGATGTGCGCGCGCGCGGGGATCAGGCGGTAATTGACCTGACTGCGAAATTCGATCGCATTACCCTGACACCGCAAACCCTGCGGATTACGGCGGACGAAATCGCGGCGGCTGTGGCGCAGGTGAGCCCCGAGGACAGAGACGCTCTGGAACTCGCCGCGGCACGTATCCGCGCATATCATACACGCCAACTCCCCGATGATGCCGAATGGACCGACGAGACTGGCGCAACGCTAGGCTGGCGCTGGTCCGCAGTCTCGGCCGCAGGTCTTTATGTGCCCGGCGGTTTGGCCAGCTATCCCAGTTCGGTTTTGATGAACGCAATTCCCGCAAAAGTCGCCGGAGTTCAGCGCCTTGCCATGGTTGTGCCTACGCCTGATGGCATCCTCAACCCACTGGTTTTGCTGGCTGCGCATATCTCCGGTGTGGATGAGGTCTACCGCATCGGTGGCGCACAGGCCGTCGCGGCACTTGCTTATGGCACTGATACGATCGCGCCCGTTGATAAAATTACCGGCCCCGGCAACGCCTTTGTCGCTGCGGCCAAGCGGCGCGTATTTGGCAAGGTCGGTATAGACATGATCGCAGGTCCTTCGGAAATCCTTATTGTTGCAGACGGCGATAATGATCCTGACTGGATTGCCCTTGATCTGTTGTCGCAGGCGGAGCATGACGAGAGCGCGCAATCGATCCTGATCACCACCGATGAAGCATTCGGCAAGGCAGTTGCTGATGCTGTCGATAAACGTCTGGAATCATTGCAGCGTGCTCATATCGCTGGCCCGTCGTGGCGCGATTATGGTGCGATTATTACTGTTCCTGACCTCGATCTGGCGGCAAAGCTCACTGACCGCATTGCCCCCGAGCATCTTGAGCTCTGCGTGGCCGATCCTCACAGCCTCAGCGCAAAGATTACCCATGCAGGTGCGATATTCCTCGGTCAGTGGACTCCCGAAGCAATAGGTGACTATGTGGGTGGGCCCAATCACGTTTTGCCCACGGCCCGGTCTGCCCGCTTTTCCTCCGGCCTTTCAGTACTTGATTTTATGAAGCGCACGACGTTGGCTCATATGACGCCAGCGGCCCTTCGCGCCATAGGTCCGGCCGCCGAGCGGCTGGCCAGATCCGAAAGCCTTGAGGCGCACGGCCTGTCGGTTACGGCACGTCTGCGCAAACTGAACGACTAG
- the lepA gene encoding translation elongation factor 4, whose product MTPLSHIRNFSIVAHIDHGKSTLADRLIQETNTVSLRDMKAQMLDSMDIERERGITIKAQTVRINYTAKNGEDYVLNLIDTPGHVDFAYEVSRSMRAVEGSLLVVDSTQGVEAQTLANVYHAIDADHEIVPILNKIDLPATDCDRVAEQIEDVIGIDASGAIRVSAKTGQGIVETLEAIVHHLPAPKGTLDAPLKAMLVDSWYDSYLGVIVLVRIMDGQLKKGDRITMMQNGSVHHVDRIGVFRPAMTEIDVLGPGEIGFLTASIKQVRDTRVGDTITHEKRKCDKALPGFKPSQPVVFCGLFPVDAALFEDLRDSIEKLALNDASFSYEMETSAALGFGFRCGFLGLLHLEVIRDRIEREYDIDLITTAPSVIYHIHMRDGTMQELHNPADMPDLTFVDHLEEPRIKATILVPDEYLGDVLKLCQDRRGMQMDLTYAGSRAMVVYDLPLNEVVFDFYDRLKSVTKGYASFDYSMIGYREDALVKMSILVNDEPVDALSTMVHRDRAEMRGRAMVEKLKDLIPRHMFKIPIQAAIGGKVIARETLSAMRKDVTAKCYGGDASRKRKLLDKQKAGKKKMRQFGSVNIPQEAFISALKMDG is encoded by the coding sequence ATGACACCACTTTCACACATCCGCAATTTCTCCATCGTCGCCCACATCGACCATGGCAAATCCACCCTCGCTGATCGCCTCATCCAAGAGACGAACACCGTATCGCTGCGCGATATGAAAGCGCAGATGCTCGACAGTATGGATATCGAGCGGGAGCGGGGCATCACGATCAAAGCGCAGACTGTGCGGATCAACTATACCGCCAAAAACGGTGAGGATTACGTCCTCAATCTGATCGACACCCCCGGCCACGTCGATTTCGCATATGAGGTCTCCCGCTCCATGCGCGCGGTTGAAGGCTCGCTGCTGGTTGTCGACAGCACACAAGGTGTCGAGGCACAGACCCTCGCAAACGTCTATCACGCCATCGACGCTGACCATGAAATCGTGCCGATCCTGAACAAGATCGACCTGCCCGCCACAGATTGTGACCGCGTGGCCGAGCAGATCGAGGATGTCATCGGCATCGACGCATCCGGTGCCATTCGCGTTTCCGCCAAGACAGGGCAGGGCATCGTCGAGACGCTCGAGGCGATCGTTCACCACCTCCCCGCGCCCAAAGGGACGCTTGATGCACCGCTCAAGGCGATGCTGGTGGACAGCTGGTATGACAGCTACCTTGGCGTAATCGTTCTTGTGCGCATTATGGACGGACAGCTGAAAAAAGGCGACCGCATCACGATGATGCAAAACGGATCGGTCCATCACGTTGACCGCATCGGTGTATTCCGCCCCGCGATGACCGAAATCGATGTGCTTGGCCCTGGTGAGATCGGCTTTCTCACGGCCTCCATCAAACAGGTCCGCGATACGCGTGTCGGTGATACGATCACGCATGAAAAACGCAAGTGTGACAAGGCACTGCCGGGCTTCAAGCCATCCCAGCCCGTCGTGTTCTGTGGCCTGTTTCCTGTCGACGCGGCCCTGTTCGAAGACCTGCGCGACAGCATCGAAAAACTCGCCCTCAATGACGCGAGCTTCAGCTACGAGATGGAAACCAGCGCTGCATTGGGCTTTGGCTTCCGCTGCGGCTTCCTCGGGCTGTTGCACCTCGAAGTCATCCGCGACCGGATCGAGCGCGAGTATGACATCGACCTCATCACCACCGCGCCCTCGGTCATCTATCACATCCACATGCGCGACGGCACCATGCAGGAACTGCACAACCCCGCCGACATGCCCGACCTCACCTTTGTCGACCACCTCGAAGAGCCGCGGATCAAGGCCACCATCCTCGTCCCCGACGAATACTTGGGCGATGTCCTCAAACTGTGCCAGGACCGCCGCGGCATGCAGATGGACCTCACCTACGCAGGCTCCCGCGCGATGGTCGTCTACGACCTGCCGCTGAACGAAGTCGTATTCGACTTCTACGACCGCCTCAAATCGGTGACCAAGGGCTATGCGAGCTTTGACTACTCCATGATCGGCTACCGCGAAGACGCACTGGTCAAAATGTCCATTCTCGTCAACGACGAACCCGTCGACGCCCTCTCCACCATGGTCCACCGCGACCGTGCGGAAATGCGCGGCCGCGCCATGGTCGAAAAACTAAAAGACCTCATCCCCCGCCACATGTTCAAAATCCCGATCCAAGCGGCGATTGGCGGCAAGGTCATCGCTCGTGAGACACTCTCCGCGATGCGCAAAGACGTCACGGCCAAATGCTACGGCGGCGACGCCTCGCGTAAACGCAAGCTGCTGGACAAGCAGAAGGCGGGTAAGAAGAAGATGCGGCAGTTTGGGTCGGTTAATATACCTCAAGAGGCATTTATCTCAGCACTGAAGATGGATGGCTAA
- a CDS encoding porin, translated as MHPITRFAVPALLAFPSLATAQDTTPEWDFYGQLNLGVISVDNGTGSETGVTDNDNSNSRVGAIFRRDLDNGAQFRFHFESAIGLTGSSSINGEDNDLDLDYRRSELRKLEFVYQTATIGTFSFGQGSIATDGTAEADFSGTGVIAYSGISDLAANQSLTLADGSISGTRIGNAFSAFDGGRRFRVRYDTPEYNGFGFSVSAGEEVLARGNDDEFYDFGLSYNKDYGNYKVAARLGHSIRDSAEAFTLGSAAILHEPTGLSFALAAGQSREADTDYVYAKAGLQRDWLSIGRTYLSADYYSGSDFAFSGSDSESVGIAVVQKVDAYNVELYATYRTYDLDTAGSAFNDVDVTFVGARWKF; from the coding sequence ATGCACCCGATCACACGCTTTGCCGTGCCAGCTCTTTTGGCATTTCCCTCACTTGCTACTGCACAGGATACCACACCCGAGTGGGACTTTTACGGTCAGCTGAACCTTGGCGTGATCAGCGTGGATAACGGTACCGGTTCCGAGACGGGTGTTACAGATAATGATAACTCCAACTCGCGCGTTGGTGCCATTTTCCGCCGTGATCTTGATAACGGGGCTCAGTTCCGGTTTCATTTTGAAAGCGCGATCGGCTTGACGGGATCCAGCTCCATCAATGGCGAGGACAATGATCTGGATCTGGATTACCGTCGCAGTGAACTGCGCAAACTGGAGTTTGTTTACCAAACCGCCACGATCGGTACATTCTCCTTCGGGCAGGGCAGCATTGCAACGGATGGCACCGCCGAGGCTGACTTCTCCGGAACCGGCGTTATTGCCTACTCCGGCATCAGTGACCTTGCCGCTAATCAATCCCTGACTCTGGCCGACGGCTCAATTTCCGGCACGCGCATCGGCAATGCCTTTTCAGCCTTTGACGGAGGGCGCCGCTTCCGCGTTCGTTATGACACTCCGGAATACAACGGCTTCGGCTTTTCCGTTTCGGCAGGGGAAGAGGTGCTGGCCAGAGGCAATGATGACGAATTCTATGATTTCGGCCTGTCGTACAACAAAGACTATGGAAACTATAAAGTCGCAGCACGTCTCGGCCATTCGATCCGCGACAGCGCCGAGGCCTTCACGCTGGGCTCTGCCGCTATCCTGCACGAACCAACCGGACTGAGTTTTGCTCTGGCTGCCGGTCAGTCGCGCGAAGCGGATACAGACTATGTTTATGCAAAAGCGGGCCTACAACGCGATTGGCTGTCCATTGGCCGCACGTATTTGTCCGCCGATTACTACAGCGGGTCGGATTTCGCCTTCTCAGGCAGTGATTCAGAATCCGTGGGTATTGCCGTGGTGCAAAAGGTCGATGCCTATAACGTCGAGCTTTACGCAACATACCGGACCTATGATCTTGATACGGCGGGCAGCGCCTTTAATGACGTCGACGTAACATTTGTCGGTGCACGCTGGAAGTTCTAA
- a CDS encoding beta-keto acid cleavage family enzyme — MTPCILCVAITGSVPTKAANPAVPITISEQIESTHAAYEAGASICHAHVRNDDETPSSDPDKFAALQEGIKTHCPDMIMQFSTGGRSGAGHERGGMLSLRPDMASLSVGSNNFPTRVYENPPQLVDWLASEMQVYDVKPEIECFDLSHIHKAAEMNRDGRIKGQLYIQFVMGVKNAMPADRETFDFYIKTVQRLAPDALWCAAGVGPNQIILNDWAIAAGGHARAGLEDNVRWDKTTLAPSNAALIQRAADLCEKYERAVATPAEARQMLGLRPV; from the coding sequence ATGACCCCCTGCATCCTTTGCGTCGCCATCACAGGCTCTGTTCCGACAAAAGCGGCCAACCCCGCCGTGCCGATCACCATCTCCGAGCAGATCGAGAGCACCCACGCGGCCTATGAGGCAGGGGCCAGCATCTGCCACGCCCACGTGCGCAACGACGACGAAACCCCCAGCTCCGACCCTGATAAATTCGCGGCACTGCAGGAAGGGATCAAGACGCATTGTCCTGATATGATTATGCAGTTCTCGACCGGTGGCCGCTCTGGTGCGGGGCATGAGCGCGGTGGGATGCTGTCGCTGCGCCCCGACATGGCAAGCCTCTCCGTCGGCTCGAACAACTTCCCCACCCGCGTCTACGAGAACCCGCCGCAGTTGGTCGATTGGCTCGCCTCCGAGATGCAAGTATATGATGTTAAACCTGAAATTGAATGTTTTGATCTGTCTCATATCCATAAGGCAGCAGAGATGAACCGTGACGGGCGCATAAAGGGCCAGCTTTACATCCAGTTTGTCATGGGGGTTAAAAACGCGATGCCCGCCGACCGTGAGACCTTTGATTTTTATATCAAAACCGTCCAACGCCTCGCCCCCGACGCGCTATGGTGCGCAGCGGGTGTCGGCCCTAACCAGATCATCCTCAACGATTGGGCCATTGCAGCAGGGGGTCACGCCCGCGCAGGCCTTGAGGATAATGTGCGGTGGGACAAAACCACGCTCGCCCCTTCGAACGCCGCCTTGATACAACGCGCTGCGGATCTGTGTGAGAAATACGAGCGCGCGGTTGCGACACCCGCCGAGGCCCGTCAGATGCTCGGATTGCGTCCCGTCTGA
- a CDS encoding arsenate-mycothiol transferase ArsC: MTQELPQSVLFCCDHNAVRSPMAEGLMKQMYGMDVYVQSVGVKNDLEIDGYSIAVCQELGVELSRHRSRSFDEMENWGDDLSSFDLVIALSPASQRRALELTRFFHLDVEYWPILDPTGLAEGREATLTQFRAARDQIAERLRKRFGPPTQSLL, translated from the coding sequence GTGACGCAAGAGCTGCCTCAATCAGTCCTCTTTTGCTGTGATCACAACGCCGTCCGCTCTCCCATGGCCGAGGGGTTGATGAAGCAGATGTACGGTATGGATGTCTATGTGCAGTCTGTGGGCGTCAAGAACGACCTCGAGATCGACGGCTATTCCATCGCGGTGTGTCAGGAACTTGGCGTAGAGCTTTCCCGTCACCGCTCACGTAGTTTCGACGAAATGGAGAATTGGGGCGATGATCTTAGCTCCTTTGATCTGGTCATTGCCCTCTCGCCAGCCTCACAGCGCCGTGCGCTTGAGCTGACCCGTTTTTTTCACCTTGATGTTGAATATTGGCCCATACTCGACCCAACTGGATTGGCCGAAGGGCGCGAGGCAACTCTCACGCAATTCCGTGCCGCACGCGACCAGATCGCCGAGCGTTTACGAAAACGCTTTGGTCCGCCAACTCAGTCACTGCTATAG
- a CDS encoding UPF0262 family protein, with protein sequence MSRISHINLDDSGLPAPTPEIEQERRVAVFDLLEDNTFVLPTRADRPVPQGPYHLHLSIRDKRLVFDVANESAEKAAEFHLSLGPFRQVVKDYFQICESYFDAVKKLPPAQIETIDMARRGIHMEGSRVLQERLEGKAEIDIDTARRLFTLICVLHFGG encoded by the coding sequence ATGTCCCGCATCAGCCATATTAACCTCGATGATTCCGGTCTTCCGGCACCCACCCCCGAGATCGAGCAGGAGCGTCGCGTTGCGGTCTTTGATCTGCTTGAGGACAACACATTTGTGCTGCCCACACGCGCTGATAGGCCTGTACCACAAGGGCCGTACCACCTTCACCTCTCGATCCGCGACAAACGTCTTGTGTTTGATGTCGCCAATGAAAGTGCAGAGAAAGCAGCCGAATTCCACCTCTCGCTCGGACCCTTCCGGCAGGTCGTAAAAGACTATTTCCAGATTTGCGAATCGTACTTTGACGCGGTCAAAAAACTGCCTCCCGCGCAGATCGAAACGATAGACATGGCGCGCCGTGGTATCCACATGGAAGGATCCCGCGTGTTGCAAGAGCGGCTTGAGGGTAAGGCAGAGATTGATATTGATACAGCGCGCCGCCTTTTCACCCTTATCTGCGTTCTGCATTTCGGGGGCTGA
- a CDS encoding glycosyltransferase family protein has product MKVMIVVTHLLGTGHLARALTLSRAFTAAGDETCVVSGGTAAPLLLRPQDNIIQLPAVRSDGIDFSRLLTETGAEATAEHMTARHVQLLEALHNFAPDILITELFPFGRRILRVEFAALLEAAKAMQRRPLICASIRDILAPPSKPKKAIFADEMVRANYDMVLVHSDEAVMPLGLSWPVSDVLRPMLHYTGFVAPPVAVPHPNHAGRGEIIVSAGGGSVGGPVYAAALAAAQLMPNPMRLLVGGTTAQERMRDLRRTAPDNVIIEETRPDFRQMLHHAAASVSLCGYNTALDILQAGTPAVFIPFDDGSEVEQGLRARALASREGIACLARADLTGEALCSSLAAVMAAPRRNFSDIRFDGAARTITITRARRREMT; this is encoded by the coding sequence ATGAAGGTCATGATCGTCGTTACCCACCTTTTGGGCACAGGGCATCTGGCGCGTGCATTGACCCTTTCGCGTGCTTTTACTGCTGCCGGCGACGAGACCTGTGTTGTGTCAGGCGGGACTGCTGCGCCGCTGCTCCTGCGCCCGCAGGATAACATAATCCAGTTACCGGCTGTCCGATCCGACGGCATTGATTTCTCGCGACTGCTGACCGAAACCGGCGCGGAGGCGACCGCAGAACATATGACAGCGCGTCACGTTCAACTTCTTGAAGCACTCCATAATTTCGCGCCTGACATTCTCATCACCGAGTTGTTCCCATTTGGCCGCCGAATCCTGCGCGTCGAATTTGCAGCTCTGCTGGAAGCGGCAAAAGCCATGCAGCGACGCCCCCTGATCTGCGCTTCAATCCGCGATATCCTCGCACCACCGTCCAAGCCCAAGAAGGCGATATTTGCCGATGAAATGGTCCGCGCGAATTATGACATGGTGCTGGTCCATTCCGACGAGGCTGTAATGCCGCTCGGTCTGAGCTGGCCGGTCTCTGACGTGCTGCGCCCCATGCTGCATTATACCGGCTTTGTTGCCCCTCCCGTCGCAGTGCCGCACCCGAACCACGCAGGAAGAGGTGAGATTATCGTGAGTGCCGGCGGCGGGAGTGTAGGTGGTCCGGTTTATGCAGCGGCCCTTGCTGCTGCGCAGTTGATGCCTAACCCGATGCGCCTGCTCGTCGGCGGCACGACCGCGCAAGAACGTATGCGGGATCTAAGGCGCACAGCTCCCGATAACGTTATTATCGAAGAGACTCGTCCCGATTTTCGCCAGATGCTGCATCACGCTGCCGCCTCGGTCTCGTTGTGTGGATACAATACCGCGCTCGATATTTTGCAGGCTGGTACACCTGCGGTATTCATTCCCTTTGATGACGGCAGCGAAGTCGAGCAGGGTTTGCGTGCACGCGCATTGGCCAGCCGCGAAGGTATTGCCTGTCTCGCTCGGGCCGACCTCACGGGAGAGGCGCTGTGCAGTTCCCTTGCTGCCGTGATGGCAGCGCCCCGCCGCAATTTTAGCGATATCCGTTTCGACGGGGCAGCGCGCACAATTACCATCACACGTGCAAGACGGAGAGAAATGACGTGA
- a CDS encoding alkylphosphonate utilization protein, whose amino-acid sequence MTCPLCTTDAPLIDTPVTGGPDNASVQICTLCADPQTPPDHFRPIASTMWTEDAALQVFAARTLKRLDTDWSRDLLDQLYLDEETQAWADNEAAQTNHRDSNGVPLATGDTVVLIKDLNVKGAGFTAKRGTAVHRITLVPDNDAHIEGRVEGQRIVILTEFVKKR is encoded by the coding sequence ATGACCTGCCCCCTCTGCACCACGGACGCCCCGCTCATCGACACTCCCGTTACGGGCGGCCCCGATAACGCCAGCGTCCAGATTTGCACCCTCTGCGCTGATCCCCAAACTCCGCCTGACCACTTCCGCCCCATCGCCTCTACGATGTGGACCGAAGATGCAGCGCTTCAGGTCTTTGCCGCCCGCACCCTCAAACGCCTCGACACCGACTGGTCCCGCGATCTGCTCGATCAACTTTACCTCGACGAGGAAACGCAAGCGTGGGCCGATAACGAAGCCGCGCAAACCAATCACCGCGACAGCAACGGCGTCCCGCTCGCCACAGGCGATACCGTGGTCCTGATCAAAGACCTCAACGTCAAAGGCGCAGGCTTCACCGCCAAGCGCGGCACGGCTGTGCACCGCATCACCCTCGTCCCCGACAATGACGCCCACATCGAGGGCCGTGTCGAGGGCCAGCGTATTGTGATCCTGACCGAGTTCGTCAAAAAGCGGTAA
- a CDS encoding polysaccharide deacetylase family protein, with protein MKIDWSPLTAELALCRRAGLPVPLWWRDDDAVAATAALDLLSDLAATTGVNVHVAVIPERIAPSLAPAFASRPALVPVIHGWRHISHAPEGAKNAEFGHQREGAFAELKLAYKRLDHEFGARLVPLFVPPWNRMAAEFHPALVSAKYCGLSTFGPRPTVTLVKGLVQINTHIDPIFWRGHRGLVDPEVLVAEITATLRDRRTGQTDSTEPLGLLTHHLVHSAEVWDFTADVLRVLLDAGAVPADIGALVQTGRNPSI; from the coding sequence GTGAAAATTGACTGGTCTCCCCTCACTGCGGAACTAGCCTTGTGCCGGCGCGCAGGACTGCCCGTTCCGCTGTGGTGGCGTGATGATGATGCGGTTGCGGCGACGGCCGCGCTCGACCTGTTGTCAGATCTGGCGGCCACCACAGGCGTTAACGTGCATGTCGCTGTAATACCTGAAAGGATCGCGCCTTCGTTGGCGCCAGCCTTTGCGTCCCGTCCTGCGCTTGTCCCTGTTATTCACGGCTGGCGACACATTAGTCACGCACCCGAAGGGGCCAAAAATGCAGAATTCGGTCACCAGCGTGAAGGTGCTTTTGCCGAACTCAAGCTGGCCTATAAAAGGTTGGACCATGAGTTTGGCGCGCGACTGGTCCCCCTGTTTGTCCCGCCCTGGAACAGAATGGCGGCAGAGTTTCATCCGGCGCTCGTGTCAGCAAAATATTGTGGTCTGTCTACTTTTGGTCCTCGCCCGACTGTGACGCTCGTCAAAGGGTTGGTGCAGATCAATACGCATATTGACCCCATTTTCTGGCGCGGGCATCGCGGGCTGGTTGATCCTGAAGTACTCGTTGCAGAAATCACCGCCACCCTGCGCGATCGACGAACGGGACAGACAGACAGCACCGAGCCATTGGGCTTGCTCACACATCACCTCGTTCATAGCGCCGAGGTCTGGGATTTTACCGCTGATGTCCTGCGGGTCCTACTGGATGCAGGTGCCGTGCCCGCAGATATCGGGGCCCTTGTTCAGACGGGACGCAATCCGAGCATCTGA
- a CDS encoding histidine phosphatase family protein — protein sequence MIRLALLRHGHTSWNRAGRVQGRSDIPLDAAAVVELGAQRLPAPWDHAELWSSPLERASHTAALVSGRNPRKDDALIEMNWGDWEGRLAQDLRDDHTCDHRDIEHWGWEYAPPNGEAPAALRARLLPWAQALKHDVVAVCHIGVMRVLMAHATGWNFDGPAPFTVKRNRLFIIEIDGHDWRLLPDQIRLEPVLP from the coding sequence ATGATCCGCCTTGCCCTTCTGCGCCACGGACATACATCGTGGAACCGTGCCGGTCGCGTACAGGGGCGCAGCGACATACCGCTGGACGCCGCCGCCGTTGTCGAGCTTGGCGCACAGCGCCTGCCGGCCCCTTGGGATCACGCCGAACTATGGTCAAGCCCGCTGGAGCGTGCCAGCCATACTGCAGCACTGGTCAGTGGCCGCAACCCACGCAAGGATGACGCACTAATCGAAATGAACTGGGGCGATTGGGAGGGGCGATTGGCACAGGATTTGCGCGATGATCATACCTGCGATCACCGCGATATCGAGCATTGGGGCTGGGAATATGCTCCGCCAAATGGTGAGGCGCCAGCTGCATTGCGCGCGCGGCTGCTTCCGTGGGCACAGGCGTTGAAGCACGATGTCGTGGCCGTCTGCCACATCGGGGTTATGCGGGTGCTGATGGCACATGCCACGGGATGGAACTTCGATGGTCCTGCCCCATTCACAGTAAAACGCAATCGCCTTTTCATCATCGAAATTGACGGGCATGACTGGCGGCTGCTGCCCGATCAGATCCGGCTGGAGCCCGTGTTGCCATGA